A genomic window from Flavobacterium azooxidireducens includes:
- a CDS encoding LOG family protein, which yields MSVIEYENDDDRIQANFKQKNWNEIRTNDSWAIFKIMSEFVNGYESMARIGPCVSIFGSARTKPGEKYYELAESVAYKISKAGYGVITGGGPGIMEAGNKGAHRGEGTSVGLNIVLPFEQHFNPYIDKDKNLNFDYFFVRKVMFVKYSQGFVVMPGGFGTLDELFEAITLIQTKKIGKFPIILVGTEYWSGLLDWIKNVMIDKQKNASPDDMNLIKLVDTEDEVVEVLDAFYKKYNLSPNF from the coding sequence ATGTCAGTAATAGAATACGAAAATGACGATGATAGAATCCAGGCCAATTTTAAGCAAAAAAACTGGAATGAAATAAGAACGAATGATTCTTGGGCGATTTTTAAAATTATGTCCGAATTTGTAAATGGTTACGAAAGTATGGCCAGAATTGGTCCGTGTGTTTCCATCTTTGGATCTGCCAGAACAAAACCTGGTGAAAAATATTATGAATTAGCCGAAAGTGTAGCTTATAAAATTAGTAAAGCAGGTTACGGTGTGATTACCGGAGGTGGTCCCGGAATTATGGAAGCCGGAAACAAAGGTGCTCATCGAGGCGAAGGAACTTCGGTTGGATTGAATATCGTTTTGCCGTTTGAACAACATTTTAATCCGTATATCGATAAAGATAAAAACTTGAATTTTGATTATTTCTTCGTTCGAAAAGTAATGTTCGTCAAATATTCGCAAGGATTTGTAGTAATGCCGGGCGGATTTGGAACGTTGGATGAATTATTTGAAGCCATCACCTTAATCCAAACTAAAAAAATAGGCAAGTTTCCAATTATTTTAGTGGGAACTGAATATTGGTCAGGTTTACTAGATTGGATAAAAAATGTGATGATTGACAAGCAGAAAAATGCAAGTCCGGATGATATGAATCTAATCAAATTAGTTGATACTGAAGACGAAGTAGTTGAAGTACTCGATGCATTCTACAAAAAATACAATTTGAGTCCGAATTTTTAA
- the uvrA gene encoding excinuclease ABC subunit UvrA, with the protein MQQPDETIEILGARVHNLKNIDVSIPREKLVVITGLSGSGKSSLAFDTIYAEGQRRYIETFSAYARQFLGGLERPDVDKIDGLSPVIAIEQKTTSKSPRSTVGTITEIYDFLRLLFARAADAYSYNTGEKMVSYSDEQIKELIVENFKGKRINILAPVIRSRKGHYAELFQQIAKQGFVKVRVNGEIVDITAGMKLDRYKTHDIEIVIDRMQIDEDENTDKRLADSIKTAMHHGDDVMMVIEHESKEVRFFSRTLMCPTSGISYPNPEPNNFSFNSPKGACDHCNGLGTVNEINLKKIIPNPKLTIKQGGFAPLGEYKSNWIFKQLETIGEKYGFKLTDSVDSISTEAMEMILNGGKEKFSVQSKTLGITKEYKIEFEGISNFIKNQFDESSSTSIKRWAKEFMDEIECPECHGSRLKKEALYFKINDKNIADLSQMDISELAYWFLNLDENLSDKQKAIAIEVSKEIKARLQFLLDVGLNYLSLNRSSKSLSGGEAQRIRLATQIGSQLVGVLYILDEPSIGLHQRDNERLINSLENLRDIGNSVLVVEHDKDMIERADWVIDIGPKAGRFGGRIISEGTPKQLLLENTMTAQYMSGKMKIEIPKKRREGNGKVLKLSGATGNNLKNVTAEFPLGKLICVTGVSGSGKSTLINETLYPILNEHFFNAVKKPQPFKKIEGLEHIDKVIDIDQSPIGRTPRSNPATYTDVFSEIRSLFTQTPEAMIRGYKAGRFSFNVNGGRCETCEGSGVRTIEMSFLPDVYVECETCMGKRFNRETLEIRFKGKSISDVLNMTVDEAVEFFENIPKIYRKVKTIQDVGLGYITLGQQSTTLSGGEAQRIKLATELSKKDTGNTFYILDEPTTGLHFEDIRVLMEVITKLVDKGNTVLVIEHNMDVIKLADYIIDIGLEGGKGGGEIICKGTPEEIVKNKKSFTAQFLKKELL; encoded by the coding sequence ATGCAACAACCAGACGAAACGATTGAAATTTTAGGAGCTCGGGTTCACAACCTTAAGAACATTGACGTATCCATTCCAAGAGAAAAATTGGTGGTCATTACCGGACTCTCAGGTTCGGGAAAATCATCGTTGGCTTTTGATACTATTTATGCGGAAGGACAGCGACGATACATCGAAACTTTTTCGGCGTATGCCAGACAATTCTTAGGCGGATTAGAACGTCCGGATGTGGATAAAATTGACGGACTTTCTCCTGTGATTGCCATCGAACAAAAAACGACCAGCAAAAGTCCACGCTCTACCGTTGGAACCATTACTGAAATTTATGATTTCTTACGTTTGTTATTTGCCCGTGCAGCTGATGCTTACAGTTATAACACCGGCGAAAAAATGGTTTCCTATTCTGATGAGCAAATCAAAGAGTTGATTGTTGAAAATTTCAAAGGGAAACGCATCAATATTTTGGCTCCGGTCATTCGTTCACGTAAAGGTCATTATGCCGAATTATTTCAACAAATCGCCAAACAAGGATTTGTAAAAGTTCGTGTGAATGGCGAAATTGTTGACATCACAGCCGGAATGAAATTGGATCGATACAAAACCCACGACATCGAAATTGTCATCGACCGAATGCAAATTGATGAAGATGAAAATACCGATAAACGATTAGCCGATAGCATCAAAACAGCGATGCACCACGGTGATGATGTAATGATGGTCATTGAACACGAAAGTAAAGAAGTTCGGTTTTTCAGTCGAACGTTAATGTGTCCGACTTCAGGAATTTCTTATCCGAATCCGGAACCGAATAATTTTTCGTTCAATTCGCCAAAAGGTGCATGCGATCATTGCAATGGATTGGGAACAGTGAACGAAATTAATTTGAAAAAAATCATTCCAAATCCAAAACTAACTATCAAACAAGGTGGATTTGCTCCGCTTGGCGAATATAAATCGAATTGGATTTTTAAGCAATTGGAAACGATTGGCGAAAAATATGGTTTTAAATTAACCGATTCAGTTGATAGTATTTCAACCGAAGCAATGGAAATGATTTTAAATGGCGGAAAAGAAAAATTTTCAGTTCAATCGAAAACGTTGGGAATTACCAAAGAATATAAAATTGAATTTGAAGGAATATCTAATTTCATCAAGAATCAATTTGACGAAAGCAGTTCAACGTCCATCAAACGTTGGGCAAAAGAATTTATGGATGAAATTGAATGCCCTGAATGTCACGGTTCTCGATTGAAAAAGGAAGCATTATATTTTAAAATAAATGATAAAAACATTGCCGATTTATCGCAAATGGATATTTCGGAATTAGCATATTGGTTTTTAAATTTAGACGAAAATTTATCCGATAAACAAAAAGCCATCGCCATTGAAGTTTCCAAAGAAATCAAAGCTCGATTACAATTTTTGTTGGATGTTGGTTTGAATTATTTATCGTTAAACCGAAGTTCCAAATCACTTTCGGGTGGTGAAGCTCAACGTATTCGATTGGCAACACAAATTGGTTCGCAATTGGTTGGTGTTTTATATATTTTGGATGAACCAAGCATCGGTTTGCATCAGCGAGACAATGAACGTTTAATTAATTCGTTAGAAAATCTTCGTGATATTGGCAACTCTGTTTTAGTAGTCGAACACGATAAAGATATGATAGAACGTGCCGATTGGGTAATCGATATTGGTCCGAAAGCAGGTCGTTTTGGCGGAAGAATCATCAGCGAAGGAACTCCAAAACAGTTATTATTAGAAAATACAATGACGGCTCAGTATATGAGTGGGAAGATGAAAATTGAAATTCCCAAAAAACGTCGTGAAGGAAATGGAAAAGTGCTCAAATTATCGGGAGCAACCGGAAATAACTTAAAAAATGTGACGGCAGAATTTCCTTTGGGAAAACTAATTTGTGTGACCGGAGTTTCAGGAAGTGGAAAATCTACTTTAATTAATGAAACGCTTTATCCCATTCTAAACGAACACTTTTTTAATGCGGTAAAAAAACCACAACCGTTCAAAAAAATTGAAGGTTTGGAACATATTGACAAAGTAATCGACATCGACCAAAGTCCGATTGGAAGAACGCCACGAAGCAATCCTGCTACTTACACCGATGTTTTTTCGGAAATCAGAAGTCTGTTCACGCAAACTCCCGAAGCAATGATTCGTGGCTACAAAGCCGGACGTTTTAGTTTTAATGTGAATGGCGGAAGATGTGAAACCTGCGAAGGTTCCGGTGTTCGAACCATCGAAATGAGTTTCTTACCGGATGTTTATGTGGAATGTGAAACGTGTATGGGAAAACGTTTTAACCGAGAAACATTAGAAATTCGTTTCAAAGGAAAATCGATTTCAGATGTATTGAATATGACGGTGGATGAAGCAGTTGAATTCTTTGAAAACATTCCTAAAATATATCGAAAAGTAAAAACAATTCAAGATGTTGGTTTGGGTTATATAACGTTAGGTCAACAAAGTACAACGCTTTCGGGCGGTGAGGCCCAACGAATTAAATTGGCGACCGAATTATCAAAAAAAGATACGGGAAACACTTTTTACATCTTAGACGAACCCACAACCGGTTTGCATTTTGAAGATATTCGTGTGTTGATGGAAGTCATCACAAAATTAGTTGATAAAGGAAATACAGTATTAGTTATCGAACACAATATGGATGTTATCAAGCTAGCCGATTACATTATTGATATTGGTTTGGAAGGCGGAAAAGGCGGCGGAGAAATTATTTGTAAAGGAACTCCGGAGGAAATTGTTAAAAACAAAAAAAGCTTCACAGCACAGTTTCTAAAAAAAGAATTACTTTAG
- a CDS encoding Fic family protein produces the protein MWNIDTSYRPEFQSTFERLYEKLTVLKQSRPLPSIALHKIKESLTIEWTYNSNSIEGNTLTLRETQMVLQEGITVKGKSLREHFEAKNHEKAIDYLYSFVDENYTLRSIDILSLHELVLRMIEDEFAGRIRNGGVRITGANFVPPNANKVSDLLDELIDFVNTNPLGLNDIELATVFHHKLVWIHPFFDGNGRTVRLAMNLLLMRKGFPPAIILKNDRKKYYEALNQANSGNYQKLILLMSQALERTLNIYISSLPDNDYDFQEISNIVSEPNELPYGQEYISLLARQGKIDAHKEGRNWFTTKKAIEKYIANRKRMR, from the coding sequence ATGTGGAATATTGATACATCATATCGACCTGAATTTCAATCAACATTTGAACGATTGTATGAAAAGCTAACTGTTTTAAAACAAAGCAGACCGCTTCCTTCAATTGCTTTGCATAAAATCAAAGAATCCTTAACGATTGAATGGACTTATAATTCCAACAGTATCGAAGGAAATACATTGACTTTGCGTGAAACTCAAATGGTTTTGCAGGAAGGAATTACCGTAAAAGGCAAATCGCTTCGTGAACATTTTGAGGCCAAAAACCATGAAAAAGCAATTGATTATTTGTATTCTTTCGTTGATGAAAATTATACTTTACGGAGCATTGATATTTTATCATTACACGAATTAGTTTTGCGAATGATTGAAGATGAATTTGCAGGACGAATTAGAAATGGTGGTGTTCGTATTACCGGGGCAAATTTTGTTCCGCCCAATGCCAATAAAGTTTCCGATTTGTTGGATGAATTGATTGATTTTGTCAATACAAATCCACTTGGTTTGAATGATATTGAGTTGGCAACCGTTTTTCATCATAAATTAGTTTGGATTCATCCCTTTTTTGACGGAAACGGAAGAACAGTTCGTTTAGCGATGAATTTATTATTGATGAGAAAAGGTTTTCCACCTGCTATCATCTTAAAAAATGACAGAAAGAAATATTATGAAGCACTCAATCAAGCCAATTCAGGAAATTATCAAAAACTAATTTTGTTGATGAGTCAGGCTTTGGAAAGAACACTGAATATTTACATTAGTTCATTGCCGGACAATGATTATGATTTTCAAGAAATTTCCAACATAGTTAGCGAACCAAATGAATTGCCTTATGGTCAGGAATACATCAGTTTACTAGCCCGTCAAGGGAAAATTGATGCTCACAAAGAAGGTAGAAATTGGTTTACAACAAAAAAAGCCATTGAAAAATACATTGCGAATAGGAAACGGATGAGATAG